Proteins encoded within one genomic window of Panicum virgatum strain AP13 chromosome 1N, P.virgatum_v5, whole genome shotgun sequence:
- the LOC120655668 gene encoding uncharacterized protein LOC120655668, producing the protein MVCGCLHIFLCNKRPEPMPPVPGVICSTLRKCTRLRLEFCAEVSASPASLLLHNFSGHSNVLTCFLAYLQLHLGEQANKCGKLTARHKGNGIERKWRDSRCNNQRTTFRNQGNLNYAAIQPRKRPGDCTWADLGAAHKNPEC; encoded by the exons ATGGTATGTGGATGTCTGCATATTTTCTTATGCAACAAGAGGCCTGAACCAATGCCCCCAGTTCCTGGTGTGATTTGTAGCACACTCAGAAAATGCACCAGGCTGAGGTTGGAGTTCTGTGCTGAAGTCTCAGCCTCACCAGCTAGCTTGCTTCTCCACAATTTTTCTGGGCACAGCAATGTCCTGACTTGCTTCCTTGCGTATCTGCAG CTTCATCTAGGAGAGCAGGCAAATAAATGTGGAAAATTGACCGCAAGGCACAAAGGGAATGGGATAGAAAGGAAATGGCGTGATTCAAG ATGCAATAACCAAAGAACAACATTCCGCAACCAGGGGAATCTAAATTACGCTGCCATTCAGCCAAGAAAGAGGCCAGGAGACTGTACCTGGGCTGATCTCGGAGCTGCTCACAAGAATCCTGAATGCTGA
- the LOC120655666 gene encoding uncharacterized protein LOC120655666 isoform X2 translates to MATILTASSSSPTPARGAAPARTCRSIAVRRPSFPYRCRSCRGKKPSPGPTASPLLLLPESSLPLWLDRCLHALVTAALALALSGLPLLPAAHASSSVGVRSPLDAAAYPCEDVRRYYAGLEGLAGDELRAKLAAVVSPHTALRYKDVWEALKILDAADAEHPEASSKVIEIYSQRAVPKILAGKPDGWNREHLWPRSYGLSYGPELTDLHNIRPADVNVNSSRGNKYFGECTATSINCARPANREAASDTETDAEKWAPPYQVRGDVARSLMYMAVSYGSDQDGTPHLELSDSPSIQRRNMGLLSALLRWNELDPPSGPEQLRNDRVCSLYQHNRNPFVDHPEYANLIWRNPPAESSPFTGKTQKAWINEFHYENKGKDENEFVELVIHTSLDAKDLILALYNGANGRMYCSLNLADREAFTVTEGSSDYLLYTVRTPLQNGPADGIALVYCRDMHQAEVLEFLSYEGSLRAEDGPAKGLVSTDIMIKETDESSNQGSLGLTGSKILEFAWKTIAGSATPGKLNAGQMF, encoded by the exons ATGGCCACCATCCTCACCgcatcctcttcctcccccaCTCCTGCCCGCGGCGCTGCGCCAGCAAGAACCTGTCGCTCCATCGCCGTCCGTCGCCCATCCTTTCCATATCGCTGCCGTAGTTGCCGCGGCAAGAAACCAAGCCCTGGACCCACTGCGTCACCGTTGCTCTTGCTCCCGGAGAGCTCCCTCCCGCTGTGGCTGGACCGGTGCCTCCACGCGCTGGTCACtgccgcgctcgcgctcgcgctgTCTGGCCTGCCGCTTCTCCCGGCTGcccacgcctcctcctccgtggGTGTGCGTTCACCGCTGGACGCCGCCGCGTACCCCTGCGAAGATGTCAGGCGCTACTACGCTGGCCTTGAAGGCCTGGCTGGCGACGAGCTGAGGGcgaagctcgccgccgtcgtctcaCCTCACACCGCCCTGCGGTACAAAGAT GTGTGGGAGGCGCTCAAGATTCTCGATGCAGCTGATGCAGAACACCCTGAGGCATCATCTAAAGT GATTGAGATATACTCGCAGAGAGCAGTGCCGAAGATCTTAGCAGGCAAACCAGATGGATGGAATA GGGAACACCTATGGCCTCGATCATATGGCCTAAGTTATGGACCAGAGCTAACTGATCTTCACAACATACGTCCTGCAGATGTCAATG TAAACTCTTCAAGGGGAAACAAATATTTTGGAGAATGTACTGCCACATCAATAAATTGTGCACGACCAGCAAATCGTGAAGCCGCATCTGACACCGAGACAGACGCTGAAAAGTGGGCACCTCCGTATCAG GTGCGTGGAGATGTAGCTAGGTCCCTGATGTACATGGCAGTAAGCTATGGATCTGACCAGGATGGAACACCACATCTGGAACTTTCTGATTCACCAAGTATTC AAAGAAGAAACATGGGTCTCCTATCAGCTCTTCTACGGTGGAATGAACTTGATCCGCCATCAGGACCTGAGCAGCTTAGAAATGACAGAGTCTGCAGCCTTTACCAGCATAATCGAAATCCTTTTGTTGATCATCCAGAATATGCAAATCTTATATGGAGGAACCCTCCTGCCGAAAGTTCACCTTTCACAGGGAAAACACAGAAGGCTTGGATCAATGAGTTCCACTATGAAAATAAAGGCAAAGATGAGAATGAG TTTGTTGAATTAGTGATACATACATCTTTAGATGCAAAGGATCTCATTCTTGCACTGTATAATGGAGCAAATGGGCGAATGTACTGCTCTCTTAATCTAGCAGACAGGGAAGCCTTCACTGTCACAGAAGGCAGTTCTGATTATCTGTTATACACAGTGCGTACACCTCTCCAAAATGGACCAGCTGATGGCATAGCTCTAGTCTACTGTAGAGACATGCACCAAGCTGAAGTCTTGGAATTTTTGTCCTATGAAGGGAGCCTGAGAGCTGAGGATGGACCTGCCAAGGGTTTAGTCTCCACAGATATCATGATCAAGGAGACTGATGAGTCATCCAATCAAGGTTCGCTGGGACTTACTGGGAGCAAAATTCTAGAGTTTGCATGGAAAACGATAGCAGGGAGTGCAACACCGGGGAAGCTGAATGCTGGACAGATGTTCTAG
- the LOC120655666 gene encoding extracellular ribonuclease-like isoform X4, whose product MATILTASSSSPTPARGAAPARTCRSIAVRRPSFPYRCRSCRGKKPSPGPTASPLLLLPESSLPLWLDRCLHALVTAALALALSGLPLLPAAHASSSVGVRSPLDAAAYPCEDVRRYYAGLEGLAGDELRAKLAAVVSPHTALRYKDVWEALKILDAADAEHPEASSKVIEIYSQRAVPKILAGKPDGWNREHLWPRSYGLSYGPELTDLHNIRPADVNGQLVNSSRGNKYFGECTATSINCARPANREAASDTETDAEKWAPPYQVRGDVARSLMYMAVSYGSDQDGTPHLELSDSPSILTKFLPVLKKEETWVSYQLFYGGMNLIRHQDLSSLEMTESAAFTSIIEILLLIIQNMQILYGGTLLPKVHLSQGKHRRLGSMSSTMKIKAKMRMSLLN is encoded by the exons ATGGCCACCATCCTCACCgcatcctcttcctcccccaCTCCTGCCCGCGGCGCTGCGCCAGCAAGAACCTGTCGCTCCATCGCCGTCCGTCGCCCATCCTTTCCATATCGCTGCCGTAGTTGCCGCGGCAAGAAACCAAGCCCTGGACCCACTGCGTCACCGTTGCTCTTGCTCCCGGAGAGCTCCCTCCCGCTGTGGCTGGACCGGTGCCTCCACGCGCTGGTCACtgccgcgctcgcgctcgcgctgTCTGGCCTGCCGCTTCTCCCGGCTGcccacgcctcctcctccgtggGTGTGCGTTCACCGCTGGACGCCGCCGCGTACCCCTGCGAAGATGTCAGGCGCTACTACGCTGGCCTTGAAGGCCTGGCTGGCGACGAGCTGAGGGcgaagctcgccgccgtcgtctcaCCTCACACCGCCCTGCGGTACAAAGAT GTGTGGGAGGCGCTCAAGATTCTCGATGCAGCTGATGCAGAACACCCTGAGGCATCATCTAAAGT GATTGAGATATACTCGCAGAGAGCAGTGCCGAAGATCTTAGCAGGCAAACCAGATGGATGGAATA GGGAACACCTATGGCCTCGATCATATGGCCTAAGTTATGGACCAGAGCTAACTGATCTTCACAACATACGTCCTGCAGATGTCAATGGTCAGCTAG TAAACTCTTCAAGGGGAAACAAATATTTTGGAGAATGTACTGCCACATCAATAAATTGTGCACGACCAGCAAATCGTGAAGCCGCATCTGACACCGAGACAGACGCTGAAAAGTGGGCACCTCCGTATCAG GTGCGTGGAGATGTAGCTAGGTCCCTGATGTACATGGCAGTAAGCTATGGATCTGACCAGGATGGAACACCACATCTGGAACTTTCTGATTCACCAAGTATTC TTACCAAATTTCTGCCTGTTCTTAAGAAAGAAGAAACATGGGTCTCCTATCAGCTCTTCTACGGTGGAATGAACTTGATCCGCCATCAGGACCTGAGCAGCTTAGAAATGACAGAGTCTGCAGCCTTTACCAGCATAATCGAAATCCTTTTGTTGATCATCCAGAATATGCAAATCTTATATGGAGGAACCCTCCTGCCGAAAGTTCACCTTTCACAGGGAAAACACAGAAGGCTTGGATCAATGAGTTCCACTATGAAAATAAAGGCAAAGATGAGAATGAG TTTGTTGAATTAG
- the LOC120655667 gene encoding uncharacterized protein DDB_G0280205-like: MVTVYNPEADNIIIFFAFFSCLQHSLYAMATSRREPQPNVRANRGVRNVSTGLKSSESDQGMRRARSVPTSPDRRLSPSPASSSSNTCRPSSSVSARTTSFRSTSGSGSSSTHGKTLHPASSLASAKQANTMRRKVEKPGATSVWPAALATPNASSKDITRAAKLPSTVQKGNLSTRPGIEKMATSSMKLKTQKSTAGPLGAGKTQSESSTRAPGSVAKRRTGGENYVSIQRTRSGPARQIEAPRIEEQDVELLMEFDETESISTSSIEEHLQERLPDPVDLQSVGVNSKPSYAQEEYKNENTGDILEEKSEEDTKNLNECDNADTEINSDINILKEATSGTELKEAVDETELKEDVSPESVDETELNKAVSKTELNKATDETRLKEADCETALKEAGSETEIKDAIAEPKLIVQEEAKPKEDKIMLPAKTMELAQRWRKDDGRSNEATEEGRGKPIQERKSKVMALVGRFETAMSG, translated from the coding sequence ATGGTTACAGTTTATAACCCAGAGGCAGACAacatcattattttttttgctttttttagtTGTTTGCAGCATAGCTTGTATGCAATGGCGACATCAAGGAGGGAGCCTCAACCAAATGTTAGGGCCAACCGGGGCGTCCGGAATGTGTCCACAGGGCTCAAATCCAGTGAGTCTGACCAAGGGATGCGGCGTGCAAGGTCTGTCCCAACTTCTCCTGATCGCAGGTTATCCCCATCGCCTGCCTCAAGCTCATCCAACACCTGTCGACCCTCATCGTCGGTCAGCGCTCGCACCACCTCATTTCGGTCCACATCTGGCTCGGGCTCTTCTTCCACCCATGGAAAGACACTCCACCCTGCTTCTTCCCTGGCCAGCGCAAAGCAAGCCAACACAATGAGAAGAAAAGTAGAAAAGCCTGGTGCCACATCTGTGTGGCCTGCAGCCCTTGCAACACCAAACGCGTCATCTAAGGATATCACCAGGGCAGCAAAATTGCCATCAACAGTGCAGAAGGGTAACCTATCTACACGGCCTGGCATCGAGAAGATGGCAACATCTTCCATGAAACTGAAAACTCAGAAATCAACGGCGGGACCTCTTGGAGCTGGAAAAACTCAATCTGAGTCTTCGACTCGTGCTCCTGGTTCTGTAGCAAAGAGAAGAACGGGAGGCGAAAATTATGTTTCTATCCAAAGGACAAGAAGTGGGCCGGCAAGACAAATAGAGGCACCAAGAATCGAGGAGCAAGATGTTGAGCTGTTGATGGAATTTGACGAGACAGAGAGCATAAGCACCTCTTCCATAGAAGAGCACTTGCAAGAACGGCTCCCTGATCCTGTTGATCTGCAATCTGTGGGTGTGAATAGCAAGCCATCGTATGCTCAGGAGGAATACAAGAATGAGAATACAGGGGACATTTTAGAAGAGAAAAGTGAAGAAGACACTAAAAACTTGAACGAATGTGACAATGCTGATACTGAAATCAACAGCGATATAAACATCCTGAAAGAAGCTACCAGTGGAACTGAATTGAAGGAAGCTGTAGATGAAACTGAGCTGAAGGAAGATGTCAGTCCGGAATCTGTTGATGAGACAGAACTAAATAAAGCTGTCAGTAAAACTGAGTTAAACAAAGCTACTGATGAAACTAGGTTAAAGGAAGCTGACTGTGAAACTGCATTAAAAGAAGCTGGCAGTGAAACTGAGATAAAGGATGCTATTGCCGAACCTAAGTTAATAGTACAAGAAGAGGCCAAACCTAAGGAAGATAAGATAATGCTGCCAGCGAAGACCATGGAGTTGGCACAGAGATGGAGGAAGGATGATGGGAGGAGTAATGAAGCCACAGAGGAGGGCAGGGGCAAGCCTATCCAGGAGAGGAAGAGCAAGGTAATGGCCTTGGTGGGGAGGTTTGAGACAGCCATGTCTGGCTGA
- the LOC120655666 gene encoding extracellular ribonuclease-like isoform X3 produces MATILTASSSSPTPARGAAPARTCRSIAVRRPSFPYRCRSCRGKKPSPGPTASPLLLLPESSLPLWLDRCLHALVTAALALALSGLPLLPAAHASSSVGVRSPLDAAAYPCEDVRRYYAGLEGLAGDELRAKLAAVVSPHTALRYKDVWEALKILDAADAEHPEASSKVIEIYSQRAVPKILAGKPDGWNREHLWPRSYGLSYGPELTDLHNIRPADVNGQLVNSSRGNKYFGECTATSINCARPANREAASDTETDAEKWAPPYQVRGDVARSLMYMAVSYGSDQDGTPHLELSDSPSIQYANLIWRNPPAESSPFTGKTQKAWINEFHYENKGKDENEFVELVIHTSLDAKDLILALYNGANGRMYCSLNLADREAFTVTEGSSDYLLYTVRTPLQNGPADGIALVYCRDMHQAEVLEFLSYEGSLRAEDGPAKGLVSTDIMIKETDESSNQGSLGLTGSKILEFAWKTIAGSATPGKLNAGQMF; encoded by the exons ATGGCCACCATCCTCACCgcatcctcttcctcccccaCTCCTGCCCGCGGCGCTGCGCCAGCAAGAACCTGTCGCTCCATCGCCGTCCGTCGCCCATCCTTTCCATATCGCTGCCGTAGTTGCCGCGGCAAGAAACCAAGCCCTGGACCCACTGCGTCACCGTTGCTCTTGCTCCCGGAGAGCTCCCTCCCGCTGTGGCTGGACCGGTGCCTCCACGCGCTGGTCACtgccgcgctcgcgctcgcgctgTCTGGCCTGCCGCTTCTCCCGGCTGcccacgcctcctcctccgtggGTGTGCGTTCACCGCTGGACGCCGCCGCGTACCCCTGCGAAGATGTCAGGCGCTACTACGCTGGCCTTGAAGGCCTGGCTGGCGACGAGCTGAGGGcgaagctcgccgccgtcgtctcaCCTCACACCGCCCTGCGGTACAAAGAT GTGTGGGAGGCGCTCAAGATTCTCGATGCAGCTGATGCAGAACACCCTGAGGCATCATCTAAAGT GATTGAGATATACTCGCAGAGAGCAGTGCCGAAGATCTTAGCAGGCAAACCAGATGGATGGAATA GGGAACACCTATGGCCTCGATCATATGGCCTAAGTTATGGACCAGAGCTAACTGATCTTCACAACATACGTCCTGCAGATGTCAATGGTCAGCTAG TAAACTCTTCAAGGGGAAACAAATATTTTGGAGAATGTACTGCCACATCAATAAATTGTGCACGACCAGCAAATCGTGAAGCCGCATCTGACACCGAGACAGACGCTGAAAAGTGGGCACCTCCGTATCAG GTGCGTGGAGATGTAGCTAGGTCCCTGATGTACATGGCAGTAAGCTATGGATCTGACCAGGATGGAACACCACATCTGGAACTTTCTGATTCACCAAGTATTC AATATGCAAATCTTATATGGAGGAACCCTCCTGCCGAAAGTTCACCTTTCACAGGGAAAACACAGAAGGCTTGGATCAATGAGTTCCACTATGAAAATAAAGGCAAAGATGAGAATGAG TTTGTTGAATTAGTGATACATACATCTTTAGATGCAAAGGATCTCATTCTTGCACTGTATAATGGAGCAAATGGGCGAATGTACTGCTCTCTTAATCTAGCAGACAGGGAAGCCTTCACTGTCACAGAAGGCAGTTCTGATTATCTGTTATACACAGTGCGTACACCTCTCCAAAATGGACCAGCTGATGGCATAGCTCTAGTCTACTGTAGAGACATGCACCAAGCTGAAGTCTTGGAATTTTTGTCCTATGAAGGGAGCCTGAGAGCTGAGGATGGACCTGCCAAGGGTTTAGTCTCCACAGATATCATGATCAAGGAGACTGATGAGTCATCCAATCAAGGTTCGCTGGGACTTACTGGGAGCAAAATTCTAGAGTTTGCATGGAAAACGATAGCAGGGAGTGCAACACCGGGGAAGCTGAATGCTGGACAGATGTTCTAG
- the LOC120655666 gene encoding uncharacterized protein LOC120655666 isoform X1, with amino-acid sequence MATILTASSSSPTPARGAAPARTCRSIAVRRPSFPYRCRSCRGKKPSPGPTASPLLLLPESSLPLWLDRCLHALVTAALALALSGLPLLPAAHASSSVGVRSPLDAAAYPCEDVRRYYAGLEGLAGDELRAKLAAVVSPHTALRYKDVWEALKILDAADAEHPEASSKVIEIYSQRAVPKILAGKPDGWNREHLWPRSYGLSYGPELTDLHNIRPADVNGQLVNSSRGNKYFGECTATSINCARPANREAASDTETDAEKWAPPYQVRGDVARSLMYMAVSYGSDQDGTPHLELSDSPSIQRRNMGLLSALLRWNELDPPSGPEQLRNDRVCSLYQHNRNPFVDHPEYANLIWRNPPAESSPFTGKTQKAWINEFHYENKGKDENEFVELVIHTSLDAKDLILALYNGANGRMYCSLNLADREAFTVTEGSSDYLLYTVRTPLQNGPADGIALVYCRDMHQAEVLEFLSYEGSLRAEDGPAKGLVSTDIMIKETDESSNQGSLGLTGSKILEFAWKTIAGSATPGKLNAGQMF; translated from the exons ATGGCCACCATCCTCACCgcatcctcttcctcccccaCTCCTGCCCGCGGCGCTGCGCCAGCAAGAACCTGTCGCTCCATCGCCGTCCGTCGCCCATCCTTTCCATATCGCTGCCGTAGTTGCCGCGGCAAGAAACCAAGCCCTGGACCCACTGCGTCACCGTTGCTCTTGCTCCCGGAGAGCTCCCTCCCGCTGTGGCTGGACCGGTGCCTCCACGCGCTGGTCACtgccgcgctcgcgctcgcgctgTCTGGCCTGCCGCTTCTCCCGGCTGcccacgcctcctcctccgtggGTGTGCGTTCACCGCTGGACGCCGCCGCGTACCCCTGCGAAGATGTCAGGCGCTACTACGCTGGCCTTGAAGGCCTGGCTGGCGACGAGCTGAGGGcgaagctcgccgccgtcgtctcaCCTCACACCGCCCTGCGGTACAAAGAT GTGTGGGAGGCGCTCAAGATTCTCGATGCAGCTGATGCAGAACACCCTGAGGCATCATCTAAAGT GATTGAGATATACTCGCAGAGAGCAGTGCCGAAGATCTTAGCAGGCAAACCAGATGGATGGAATA GGGAACACCTATGGCCTCGATCATATGGCCTAAGTTATGGACCAGAGCTAACTGATCTTCACAACATACGTCCTGCAGATGTCAATGGTCAGCTAG TAAACTCTTCAAGGGGAAACAAATATTTTGGAGAATGTACTGCCACATCAATAAATTGTGCACGACCAGCAAATCGTGAAGCCGCATCTGACACCGAGACAGACGCTGAAAAGTGGGCACCTCCGTATCAG GTGCGTGGAGATGTAGCTAGGTCCCTGATGTACATGGCAGTAAGCTATGGATCTGACCAGGATGGAACACCACATCTGGAACTTTCTGATTCACCAAGTATTC AAAGAAGAAACATGGGTCTCCTATCAGCTCTTCTACGGTGGAATGAACTTGATCCGCCATCAGGACCTGAGCAGCTTAGAAATGACAGAGTCTGCAGCCTTTACCAGCATAATCGAAATCCTTTTGTTGATCATCCAGAATATGCAAATCTTATATGGAGGAACCCTCCTGCCGAAAGTTCACCTTTCACAGGGAAAACACAGAAGGCTTGGATCAATGAGTTCCACTATGAAAATAAAGGCAAAGATGAGAATGAG TTTGTTGAATTAGTGATACATACATCTTTAGATGCAAAGGATCTCATTCTTGCACTGTATAATGGAGCAAATGGGCGAATGTACTGCTCTCTTAATCTAGCAGACAGGGAAGCCTTCACTGTCACAGAAGGCAGTTCTGATTATCTGTTATACACAGTGCGTACACCTCTCCAAAATGGACCAGCTGATGGCATAGCTCTAGTCTACTGTAGAGACATGCACCAAGCTGAAGTCTTGGAATTTTTGTCCTATGAAGGGAGCCTGAGAGCTGAGGATGGACCTGCCAAGGGTTTAGTCTCCACAGATATCATGATCAAGGAGACTGATGAGTCATCCAATCAAGGTTCGCTGGGACTTACTGGGAGCAAAATTCTAGAGTTTGCATGGAAAACGATAGCAGGGAGTGCAACACCGGGGAAGCTGAATGCTGGACAGATGTTCTAG